The proteins below come from a single Candidatus Paceibacterota bacterium genomic window:
- the rlmN gene encoding 23S rRNA (adenine(2503)-C(2))-methyltransferase RlmN, which produces MTIKHATHIPPNNNAHMDLQILYELIKNEPSFRLKQIKRALFFDVIEDWDQATTLPKSLRDDLKDKFPISIKAECHVSKDNSTTKALITLDDGEKVESVLMKHGDGRNTVCLSCEVGCPLGCEFCATGKMGFKRNLTYSEIIMQLLFFERLLKKEKGRVTNAVFMGMGEPFLNYDNVMESIRTMNSEECFNIGARHISISTAGLTDGIEKLSKEKLQVNLAISFHAPNDELRSRLMPINKKYPIGDIMAAVRKYANATKRKVMFEYVMISGVNDGEKEARELSKLMRHRLFLVNLISYNPTGLFSPSEGEAIKVFKDILLKNAVSVTQRYKFGVGIDAACGQLACKK; this is translated from the coding sequence GTGACGATCAAGCATGCAACACATATTCCGCCGAATAACAATGCTCATATGGACCTGCAGATACTATACGAGTTAATTAAAAACGAACCTTCCTTCAGATTAAAGCAGATCAAAAGAGCTCTGTTTTTTGATGTGATCGAAGATTGGGACCAGGCAACAACGCTGCCAAAGAGCCTCAGGGACGATCTCAAGGATAAATTTCCAATCTCGATCAAAGCAGAATGCCATGTTTCAAAAGATAATTCAACAACAAAAGCGCTTATCACGCTGGACGACGGAGAAAAGGTCGAATCCGTGCTGATGAAGCATGGGGACGGAAGAAACACGGTCTGCCTCTCCTGCGAAGTCGGATGCCCGCTCGGATGCGAATTTTGCGCAACGGGAAAGATGGGCTTCAAGCGCAATCTTACATATTCCGAGATCATTATGCAGCTCTTATTTTTTGAGCGCCTATTGAAAAAAGAAAAGGGGAGAGTTACAAATGCCGTATTCATGGGAATGGGAGAACCTTTTTTGAATTATGATAACGTCATGGAGTCCATACGGACCATGAACAGCGAAGAATGCTTCAACATCGGAGCTCGCCATATCTCGATCTCCACGGCCGGTTTGACGGACGGGATCGAAAAACTTTCAAAAGAAAAATTACAGGTCAATCTTGCCATTTCATTTCACGCTCCAAATGACGAACTTAGAAGCCGGCTTATGCCCATAAACAAAAAATATCCGATCGGCGATATCATGGCGGCCGTCAGAAAATATGCGAATGCCACCAAACGGAAAGTCATGTTCGAATATGTCATGATCAGCGGCGTGAATGACGGCGAAAAAGAAGCGCGGGAACTTTCCAAACTGATGAGACACCGCCTATTCCTCGTCAACCTGATCTCCTATAATCCGACCGGCCTATTCAGTCCCTCCGAGGGAGAAGCGATAAAGGTATTCAAAGATATACTTCTGAAAAATGCCGTGAGCGTGACTCAAAGATATAAATTCGGCGTCGGAATAGATGCGGCCTGCGGACAACTTGCTTGTAAGAAATAA
- the greA gene encoding transcription elongation factor GreA encodes MAKQFITKEGLDNLKEELNYLKTTKRQEIAKRIQDAKELGDLSENAEYSEAKEQQALNEAKVSEIEETIKSANVIDDRHAKSNVVHIGSTINVKCGKSDRTFTIVGSNEANPLEGKISNESPLAKSFLGHKAGDKITVETPKGKVVYSIISVS; translated from the coding sequence ATGGCTAAACAATTCATTACGAAAGAAGGATTAGATAATTTAAAGGAAGAATTGAACTATTTGAAAACAACAAAAAGACAAGAAATTGCCAAAAGGATACAAGATGCGAAGGAGCTCGGAGATCTGAGCGAAAACGCCGAATACTCGGAGGCGAAGGAACAGCAGGCGCTGAACGAGGCAAAAGTATCCGAGATCGAAGAAACTATCAAAAGCGCAAATGTCATCGACGACAGGCATGCGAAATCAAATGTCGTGCACATCGGATCAACGATAAATGTCAAATGCGGAAAATCCGACCGTACGTTCACAATAGTCGGTTCAAACGAAGCAAATCCCCTCGAAGGGAAGATATCAAATGAATCGCCGCTGGCAAAGTCTTTTTTGGGACACAAGGCCGGCGACAAGATCACGGTTGAAACGCCCAAAGGAAAAGTTGTTTACTCGATAATCAGTGTTTCCTAG
- the lysS gene encoding lysine--tRNA ligase — protein MINEIREARINKLKNLIDLKIDPYPARSKRTHVIANVLRDFDNILNSNETIYLCGRTRTVREHGGLTFMDLEDESGKIQLFFKKDEIGEEKYGSINNLDIGDFIEAHGNVFTTKKGEKTLNVLGYKILTKSLMPLPEKWHGLSDEETRYRKRYLDLVMNKDVKRLFGTRTKFVNNVREFLNNNGYTEVETPVLESIPGGADAEPFITHHNKLDIKLYLRISLELHLKRLIVGGFEKIYELGRVFRNEGMSTQHLQEFTMLEFYWAYADYEDLMKFVEEFYVTVIKKTFGTLEIKYQGKILNFNAPWPRFDYRQIIIKESGIDIDKYPTKEDMRKISLEKGIKVDPKAGRGRLIDQLYKRLVRPKLFQPCFLINHPLDISPLAKKKDEDKDKVQRFQVLIAGAEVGNGFSELNDPIDQKERFEAQARLREEGDAEAQMMDEDFVEALEYGMPPTAGFGVGIDRFLAILMDQKSIRDVVFFPMMRPEQKVESGKSKVESNVSNINLGIDSTKAKDIVDKYITDKNTKLHSIESKVIMEGVAEHLKQDKEKWGIIGLLHDIDWDQTKNNTAEHCIKSSEILRAEGASDFLISTIESHGYGCVKNPKFNGKSRSTDLEHLLAASETLTGLIVASAIMQPDKKLASVKLSSLKKKFKSKSFAANCNREIIKECELAGIKLDEFLEIGLEALQGIGGELGM, from the coding sequence ATGATAAATGAAATTAGAGAAGCGCGCATAAATAAGCTAAAAAACTTGATCGATTTAAAGATCGATCCTTATCCGGCAAGGTCCAAGAGAACGCATGTCATTGCGAACGTTCTCAGAGATTTTGATAATATTCTGAACTCGAATGAAACGATATATCTTTGCGGAAGAACGAGAACCGTACGAGAGCATGGCGGACTTACATTCATGGACCTCGAGGACGAGAGCGGAAAGATACAGCTTTTTTTCAAAAAAGACGAGATTGGGGAGGAAAAATACGGATCCATAAACAATCTTGACATCGGAGATTTCATTGAAGCTCATGGCAATGTGTTTACGACAAAAAAGGGAGAGAAGACGCTCAATGTCCTGGGCTACAAGATCCTCACGAAATCGTTGATGCCGCTTCCGGAAAAATGGCATGGCCTTTCGGACGAGGAAACAAGATACAGAAAACGATATCTCGACCTGGTCATGAACAAAGATGTAAAACGGCTTTTCGGAACAAGAACGAAATTCGTGAATAATGTCAGGGAATTCTTGAACAACAACGGCTATACTGAAGTTGAAACTCCAGTTCTTGAAAGCATTCCGGGCGGAGCGGATGCAGAGCCATTCATTACGCATCATAATAAGCTTGATATAAAATTATACCTCAGGATCTCGCTTGAATTGCATCTGAAAAGGCTTATTGTCGGAGGATTTGAAAAGATCTATGAACTTGGAAGGGTTTTCAGGAACGAAGGGATGAGCACCCAGCATCTGCAGGAATTCACCATGCTTGAATTTTATTGGGCCTATGCGGACTATGAGGATCTGATGAAATTCGTCGAAGAATTCTATGTCACAGTCATAAAGAAAACATTCGGAACTCTTGAGATCAAATATCAGGGAAAGATCCTGAATTTCAACGCACCGTGGCCAAGATTCGATTACAGACAGATCATAATCAAAGAATCAGGCATCGATATCGACAAATATCCGACCAAGGAAGACATGCGGAAGATTTCCCTCGAGAAGGGGATAAAAGTAGATCCGAAAGCGGGCAGGGGCCGGCTTATTGATCAATTATACAAAAGGCTCGTCAGACCGAAACTTTTCCAGCCATGTTTTCTCATAAACCATCCGCTTGATATTTCACCTCTGGCGAAGAAAAAAGATGAGGATAAGGACAAGGTCCAGAGATTCCAGGTACTGATCGCCGGCGCTGAGGTCGGCAATGGTTTTTCCGAGCTTAATGATCCGATAGACCAGAAGGAACGCTTCGAGGCGCAGGCAAGACTCCGCGAAGAGGGCGATGCCGAAGCTCAGATGATGGACGAAGATTTCGTCGAGGCCCTTGAATATGGGATGCCGCCAACCGCAGGATTCGGCGTGGGTATCGACAGATTCCTTGCAATACTCATGGACCAGAAAAGCATAAGAGATGTTGTTTTCTTTCCAATGATGAGACCGGAACAGAAAGTCGAAAGTGGGAAGTCGAAAGTGGAAAGTAATGTCTCGAACATAAATTTGGGCATTGATTCAACAAAAGCAAAAGACATAGTTGATAAATACATAACGGATAAAAATACTAAGCTGCATTCGATCGAAAGCAAGGTGATTATGGAAGGAGTGGCGGAACATCTAAAGCAAGACAAAGAGAAGTGGGGGATAATCGGGCTTTTGCACGATATAGACTGGGATCAGACGAAAAACAATACGGCTGAACATTGCATAAAATCTTCGGAGATCCTAAGGGCTGAAGGCGCAAGTGATTTTCTTATCAGTACCATTGAGTCTCATGGATATGGTTGCGTAAAGAATCCAAAATTTAACGGAAAATCCAGATCCACTGACCTTGAACATCTTTTGGCTGCGTCGGAAACGCTAACCGGACTGATAGTGGCATCAGCCATCATGCAGCCCGACAAAAAACTTGCAAGCGTAAAGTTAAGCTCTCTCAAAAAGAAATTTAAAAGCAAGAGTTTCGCCGCGAATTGCAACAGGGAGATCATAAAGGAATGCGAACTCGCCGGAATAAAACTGGATGAATTCCTGGAGATTGGATTGGAGGCGCTTCAGGGGATAGGCGGGGAATTGGGAATGTAG
- the serS gene encoding serine--tRNA ligase, whose protein sequence is MLDIKFIRENKDKIEKAATSKHIKIDIDALLAVDDEKRKLQKNIDDLNTQRNKLAKDAKTGKPSQEQIEKGRKLKEEAFKNETELKEVDKKFLELMVKVPTIPSEDTPTGKDDSENVVVHKWKGPTNFDFKPKSYLELASDLDLLDLERGTKVAGYRGYYVKNEAVLLQMGMMMFALTKLIGKGFTPMIPPTLIKEFALFGSGYFGGKEYNPDRDEIYKIANDEKLSDGTVKKENKFLVGTAEPSLLAYYADEILEEKDLPIKICGFSQCYRSEIGSYGKDTKGIYRVHEFMKVEQICITKADAKESDKLQEEMIGISKELHEDLGLPYRQLQICTGDMSAGKYRQYDLEAWMPSRNGYGETGSCSSFLDWQSRRLNVKYKNKDGKKKYVYMLNNTALPSVRPMIAIMENYQQKDGSIVVPEVLRKFVGKDIIKK, encoded by the coding sequence ATGCTCGACATAAAATTCATCAGAGAAAATAAAGATAAAATAGAAAAGGCCGCAACCAGCAAGCATATCAAAATTGATATTGATGCGCTCCTTGCAGTTGATGATGAAAAAAGAAAACTTCAGAAAAATATTGACGATCTTAATACTCAGAGGAACAAGCTTGCGAAGGATGCAAAAACGGGCAAACCTTCTCAGGAACAGATCGAAAAAGGAAGGAAACTTAAAGAAGAAGCCTTCAAGAATGAAACTGAACTGAAAGAAGTGGACAAGAAATTCCTTGAATTGATGGTAAAGGTTCCAACGATCCCGTCAGAGGACACTCCAACCGGAAAAGATGACAGTGAAAATGTGGTGGTCCACAAATGGAAAGGGCCTACGAATTTTGACTTCAAGCCGAAAAGCTATCTTGAGCTTGCGTCCGACCTGGACCTGCTGGACCTCGAACGTGGAACAAAGGTCGCGGGATATAGAGGATATTACGTAAAGAACGAAGCGGTCCTTCTGCAGATGGGAATGATGATGTTTGCGCTTACGAAACTTATCGGGAAAGGATTTACTCCGATGATACCTCCGACGCTCATAAAAGAGTTCGCGCTTTTTGGAAGCGGCTATTTCGGAGGAAAGGAATATAATCCCGACAGGGACGAGATCTATAAAATTGCAAACGATGAAAAACTTTCGGACGGCACCGTAAAAAAAGAGAATAAATTCCTGGTAGGAACGGCGGAGCCATCGCTTCTTGCATATTATGCGGACGAGATCCTGGAGGAAAAAGATCTTCCCATCAAGATCTGTGGATTCTCGCAGTGCTATAGGAGCGAGATCGGAAGCTATGGAAAAGATACGAAAGGCATATATCGCGTACATGAATTTATGAAAGTGGAGCAGATCTGCATCACGAAAGCGGATGCAAAAGAATCCGACAAGTTGCAGGAAGAGATGATCGGCATCTCAAAAGAACTTCATGAAGATCTCGGTCTTCCATATCGGCAGCTTCAGATCTGCACCGGAGATATGAGCGCAGGGAAATACAGACAATACGACCTCGAAGCATGGATGCCTTCGAGAAATGGATACGGGGAAACAGGATCATGCTCAAGTTTTCTGGACTGGCAATCACGCCGGCTCAATGTGAAATATAAAAATAAAGACGGTAAGAAAAAATACGTTTATATGCTGAATAACACTGCGCTTCCAAGCGTCAGGCCGATGATCGCGATCATGGAAAACTACCAGCAAAAGGACGGCAGCATAGTCGTTCCGGAAGTTCTCAGGAAATTTGTCGGAAAGGACATAATAAAAAAATAA
- a CDS encoding alpha/beta hydrolase, giving the protein MTANVNKISERDVRINDLNVHYRTAGNGELAVIFLHGWGIDSERYTETAEYMLREAESCGLKAKIIIPDLPGFGKSDEPRSDWNLDDYVEFTDKFIETATRGRGFELIKNIMKNINLKSLASGGLTSSKEVRPPVKIILLGHSFGGRIAIKYAVKYPEKIEKLILTGAAGIKHPLKVKQKVLSVMAKIGKKIFSVATQTKLPVGRLASASKDLLYRIAREKDYNSASPRMKEIMKNVIEEDIGPILNHIKTPTLLLWGRDDHSTPLSDGNTMHESIRGSIMTVIDNANHSLPYQKPEDFAKIAISAIKNEAQRAS; this is encoded by the coding sequence ATGACTGCAAATGTCAACAAAATCTCGGAAAGAGACGTGCGAATAAACGATTTGAATGTTCACTACAGAACAGCCGGCAACGGAGAACTTGCTGTAATTTTTCTTCATGGATGGGGGATCGATTCCGAAAGATATACTGAAACCGCAGAATACATGCTTCGCGAAGCCGAAAGCTGCGGCCTCAAGGCTAAAATCATCATTCCCGACCTTCCCGGATTCGGTAAAAGCGATGAGCCGAGATCGGACTGGAATTTGGATGATTATGTCGAATTCACGGATAAATTCATTGAAACCGCAACCCGAGGAAGAGGTTTTGAACTTATTAAGAATATAATGAAAAATATTAACTTAAAGAGCCTTGCTTCTGGAGGTCTGACCTCCAGTAAGGAGGTCAGACCTCCAGTGAAAATAATTCTGCTCGGACACTCGTTCGGCGGAAGAATTGCGATCAAATATGCGGTGAAATATCCGGAGAAGATCGAAAAACTGATATTGACAGGGGCGGCAGGGATCAAACATCCCCTGAAAGTTAAGCAGAAGGTATTGTCTGTCATGGCGAAAATTGGGAAAAAGATCTTTTCCGTGGCGACACAAACTAAGCTTCCAGTTGGAAGATTAGCTTCAGCAAGTAAGGATTTATTATACAGGATCGCAAGAGAGAAAGACTATAACTCTGCCAGCCCAAGAATGAAGGAGATCATGAAAAACGTCATCGAGGAAGATATCGGGCCAATACTGAATCACATAAAAACACCGACTCTTCTTTTGTGGGGAAGAGATGACCACTCAACGCCGCTTTCGGATGGCAACACGATGCACGAAAGCATTCGGGGTTCTATAATGACGGTTATTGATAATGCGAATCACAGCCTGCCATATCAAAAACCGGAAGATTTTGCAAAAATAGCCATCAGCGCCATAAAAAACGAAGCGCAACGCGCTTCTTAA
- the murF gene encoding UDP-N-acetylmuramoyl-tripeptide--D-alanyl-D-alanine ligase, with the protein MSNLVFILIILFAFKIFRDILFYLWLWQIKEYRTDRMLAHLKNDHEMNKNGIMYLIAFILMLLPQIFQEDFRALLPVIILFFVFTDFYIIKEIRDHAFKRPVPTLKIATIAIGTVLLIIMLTYPFIGSGMINEAEIPLVIYILLPSIISLAVLLINPFFDLQKKRILIHAAAKMRSLKKVRTIGITGSYGKTSTKEFLYSILSDKYKTVKTEGNNNTNIGVAYTVLNKVDDDLDFFVCEMGAYKIGEIKEICGIARPEIGILTGINEQHVELFGSLENTIKAKFELIESLPENGLAVINEKLKYQNDKLHFKVKKSTYFSLATVNSIRVHRDYSEFEYKGKIFRLNLPGKHYIENLMSAIIVSEYLGMNVDEISDSISRIKPTEYLMKKLEGTNGSIFIDDSYSANPDGVLAALDYLCEAFPDHKKVIVFPGFIELGDESDDAYCKLFKRICEVCQTAYLLNSRMRNAECGHSKTKFIFEKDFTKTADMLRNILDKNTVVLFESRGAGAVMRKFKNLK; encoded by the coding sequence ATGTCAAATTTAGTATTCATATTGATAATATTATTTGCTTTCAAGATATTCCGCGACATCTTATTTTATCTATGGCTCTGGCAGATAAAAGAATATCGGACGGACAGGATGCTCGCACACCTGAAAAACGATCACGAAATGAATAAGAACGGAATTATGTATTTGATCGCGTTTATCCTGATGTTATTGCCACAGATTTTCCAAGAAGACTTCCGCGCTCTGCTGCCGGTCATCATATTATTCTTTGTATTTACAGACTTTTATATCATTAAAGAGATCCGGGACCACGCCTTCAAGCGCCCGGTGCCGACCCTTAAAATCGCGACGATCGCGATCGGAACCGTTCTTCTCATAATCATGCTGACATATCCATTCATAGGGAGTGGCATGATCAATGAAGCCGAGATACCTCTTGTCATCTATATTCTTTTGCCGTCCATAATTTCTCTGGCCGTATTGCTGATAAATCCATTTTTCGATCTTCAGAAAAAACGTATATTGATACATGCGGCTGCAAAAATGCGTTCATTGAAAAAAGTGCGGACCATTGGAATAACCGGAAGCTATGGCAAGACCAGTACGAAAGAATTTTTATATTCGATATTAAGCGATAAATACAAGACCGTTAAAACCGAAGGAAATAATAACACAAACATCGGAGTCGCCTATACGGTTCTGAACAAGGTCGATGACGATTTGGATTTTTTTGTCTGTGAGATGGGCGCCTATAAGATCGGCGAGATAAAAGAAATCTGCGGGATAGCACGGCCCGAGATCGGCATACTGACCGGAATAAACGAACAGCACGTGGAACTGTTCGGTTCGTTGGAAAATACGATAAAAGCGAAATTTGAACTCATCGAGTCGCTTCCGGAAAACGGGCTGGCCGTGATTAATGAAAAATTAAAATATCAAAATGATAAATTACATTTTAAGGTTAAAAAATCAACATACTTTAGCTTGGCTACAGTAAATAGCATCAGAGTCCATCGCGATTATTCGGAATTTGAATACAAGGGAAAAATATTCAGATTGAATCTGCCAGGAAAGCATTATATAGAAAATCTTATGTCTGCTATAATTGTTTCGGAATACCTTGGAATGAATGTTGATGAAATCAGTGATTCTATTTCAAGAATAAAGCCAACCGAATATCTGATGAAAAAACTGGAAGGAACTAACGGATCGATTTTCATTGATGACAGCTATAGCGCTAATCCAGACGGCGTTTTGGCAGCTCTTGACTATTTATGTGAAGCTTTTCCGGATCACAAAAAAGTCATCGTGTTTCCAGGATTTATCGAATTAGGAGATGAGTCTGACGATGCCTACTGTAAATTATTCAAACGAATTTGCGAGGTCTGCCAAACAGCCTATCTCTTAAATAGCCGGATGCGGAATGCGGAATGCGGACATTCTAAAACGAAATTCATCTTTGAAAAAGATTTTACGAAGACTGCAGACATGCTAAGAAACATCCTGGATAAAAACACAGTAGTACTATTCGAAAGCAGAGGCGCAGGAGCAGTGATGCGAAAATTTAAAAACTTAAAATAA
- a CDS encoding DegT/DnrJ/EryC1/StrS family aminotransferase, with the protein MFKRFQPIAAALAPNYTFRDVLIAMKYVYLPWKWGSLKRGNNQDKLELAFKEFMDARYAISFDSARSGFFAILKCLGIGENDEVLLQAFTTVALPNAIMWCKATPIFVDIDEKTFNMDPGLIEKHITSKTKAIVVQHTFGNPSDMDRILSIARKHNLLIIEDCAHSLGAEYRGKKTGTFGNAAFFSFGRDKVISAVSGGIVITADWNLGRSITDFRNKLPYPSDKHIFRQLLHPMITTKSLKLYNFFGIGKFMMYAMAKSGILTKAYDINEKKNIMPHGFPAKMPNALCEIALHQLKLADEFNDHRAKIASLYTHRLKDEGELSLPETTHGAKNIFLWYTILTENKKQTIANAKLSNIFLGDWFPAPVGPIEVDLERSGYRPGSCPIAEKVSSKCVNLPTNKNTSKDDAIKVINSLIQ; encoded by the coding sequence ATGTTCAAACGTTTCCAACCTATAGCTGCGGCCCTTGCGCCGAATTATACATTCCGGGATGTTTTGATCGCCATGAAATACGTCTATTTGCCATGGAAATGGGGATCGTTGAAAAGAGGCAACAACCAAGACAAGCTCGAGCTCGCTTTCAAGGAATTTATGGACGCCAGATATGCGATCAGTTTTGACAGCGCAAGATCCGGTTTTTTTGCGATCCTGAAATGTCTCGGAATAGGAGAAAATGACGAGGTGCTTCTGCAGGCATTCACGACAGTTGCGTTGCCGAATGCTATAATGTGGTGCAAGGCAACACCGATCTTCGTCGATATTGATGAAAAAACATTCAACATGGATCCGGGTCTTATTGAAAAACATATCACAAGCAAGACAAAAGCAATCGTTGTCCAGCACACCTTTGGAAATCCCTCAGATATGGACAGGATCCTGAGCATCGCGAGAAAACACAATCTGCTGATCATTGAAGATTGCGCTCATTCACTGGGCGCGGAATACAGAGGGAAAAAAACCGGCACATTCGGAAATGCAGCCTTCTTCAGTTTCGGAAGAGATAAAGTGATCTCGGCCGTATCCGGCGGAATTGTCATCACCGCAGATTGGAATTTGGGCAGATCGATAACGGATTTCAGAAATAAGCTCCCATACCCATCCGATAAGCATATTTTCAGGCAATTGCTTCATCCTATGATCACAACGAAATCACTGAAATTATATAATTTCTTCGGAATCGGAAAGTTTATGATGTATGCCATGGCAAAATCCGGCATTCTGACCAAGGCCTATGATATCAATGAGAAGAAAAACATCATGCCACACGGGTTTCCGGCGAAAATGCCCAATGCTCTTTGCGAGATCGCTCTTCATCAGCTCAAGCTCGCCGATGAGTTCAACGATCACCGCGCCAAGATCGCCAGCCTATATACTCATAGGCTAAAAGACGAGGGAGAACTTTCACTTCCCGAAACGACGCACGGTGCAAAAAATATTTTTCTCTGGTATACGATCCTGACTGAAAACAAAAAACAAACTATTGCCAATGCAAAGCTGTCAAACATATTTCTGGGCGACTGGTTTCCGGCACCTGTCGGACCCATCGAAGTGGATCTCGAGAGATCCGGATACCGACCCGGAAGCTGTCCCATAGCCGAAAAAGTTAGCTCAAAATGCGTCAATCTTCCGACGAATAAGAACACGAGCAAAGACGACGCGATCAAGGTCATCAATTCATTAATTCAATAG
- a CDS encoding peptidoglycan bridge formation glycyltransferase FemA/FemB family protein: protein MEIREISNKEEWEKFILNESPDTFLQSWNWGEINRNTGDRIWRFGIYEDNILRSAFLVIRINAKRGSFLFIPHGPIENNLKMKIKNEKLWNTFFEYLKQLGKRERVDFIRISPILENNEQNLEIFKSAGFKDAPIHMMHPEMTWLLDISKNEDEIMKGMRKTHRNLIRRAEKEGVKIIQGTDEKYLKAFYDIHMETVRRHKFVPFSFDYIQKEVDLFKKDGQVSIFSAVYNEEIISSAIIVFYGNEAFYHHGASSSKYYKVPASYLVLWNAIKEAKGRGCTIFNFYGIVENKPKHPWTGLSNFKQGFGGYKKELVHCQDFVLRKKYIINYFVEHMRKLKRGY, encoded by the coding sequence ATGGAAATAAGAGAAATATCAAACAAGGAAGAATGGGAAAAATTCATCCTAAACGAAAGTCCCGATACATTCCTGCAAAGCTGGAACTGGGGAGAAATAAACAGGAACACAGGCGATAGGATATGGAGATTTGGGATCTATGAAGACAATATTCTGCGATCGGCTTTTCTGGTCATCAGAATAAATGCAAAAAGAGGATCCTTCTTGTTCATCCCGCACGGACCGATCGAAAATAATTTAAAAATGAAAATTAAAAATGAAAAATTGTGGAACACTTTTTTTGAATATTTGAAACAATTAGGAAAGCGAGAAAGGGTTGATTTTATACGAATAAGTCCGATCCTTGAAAATAATGAACAGAATCTCGAGATATTCAAATCCGCCGGGTTCAAAGATGCGCCAATCCACATGATGCATCCGGAGATGACCTGGCTTTTGGATATATCTAAAAACGAGGATGAGATCATGAAGGGCATGCGCAAGACGCATCGCAACCTCATAAGAAGAGCTGAAAAAGAAGGCGTAAAAATAATTCAAGGAACCGATGAAAAATATCTGAAAGCATTCTATGATATACACATGGAAACCGTAAGACGCCATAAATTCGTTCCATTCTCCTTCGACTATATACAAAAAGAAGTGGATCTTTTCAAAAAAGACGGACAGGTGTCCATATTTTCGGCGGTTTATAATGAGGAAATTATCTCATCGGCTATAATCGTTTTTTATGGAAATGAAGCATTCTATCACCATGGCGCTTCTTCCTCGAAATATTATAAGGTTCCTGCGTCATACCTCGTACTCTGGAATGCGATCAAAGAGGCAAAGGGCAGGGGGTGTACGATATTTAATTTTTATGGCATCGTCGAGAACAAACCCAAGCATCCATGGACAGGGCTTTCGAATTTCAAACAAGGTTTCGGGGGATATAAAAAAGAATTGGTCCATTGCCAGGACTTTGTTCTGAGAAAAAAATATATCATCAACTATTTCGTTGAACACATGAGAAAGTTGAAACGCGGATATTGA